The DNA sequence CCCGCACCGCCTCCACCCCTTAATGCACGACTTTCAACTTCGTCAAAACCACCTCCTGCACCTAATCATAGCAGGAAGGAAGCAGAGTCTCCATCAAGAGAGAATGGGTCTGGCCAGACCAAGCTGAAGCCTTTGCACTGGGACAAGGTTACCACTAATGTGGATCATTCCATGGTGTGGCACAAGATAAACAATGGTTCATTCAGGTACCGCCGTTTCAATTTCATCCCGTCTTTGCTATATCACAAATttatcttcaaaaaaaaaaaaaaatgtgaatttttctctctttgataGGTTCGATGGTGATCTCATGGAAGCGATGTTTGGTTATGTTGCCACCAATCGGAAACCCCCTGGAAGAACCGGAGATTCATCTCATTTGGGCACCACTACTTCCGACTCCTCTGCTCAGATCTTCATCTTAGATCCCCGTAAATCCCAAAATATAGCGATTGTCCTAAGGACTCTTGCTATATCTCGCCAAGAGATCCTCGGTGCCCTCCTCGAGGGCCGTGGTCTTTATGCTGATACCCTTGAAAAACTTGCAAGAATCGCTCcgaccaaagaagaagaagcccagATTGTTCAATTCAGTGGCGACCCAACAAAACTTGCAGACGTTGAATCTTTCCTCTTCCACATCTTGAAATCCGTTCCCTCTGCTTTCGACCGTCTAGATTCCTTACTCTTCAGATCAAACTACGACCACGAAATCCTTCAAGTGAAGCAGTCTATACAGACCCTTGAATCGGCTTGCAAGGAGCTCAGAACTCGTGGGCTCTTTGTGAAACTCTTAGAAGCGATCCTCAAGGCAGGGAACCGTATGAACGCAGGAACTACCAGAGGAAATGCACAAGCGTTCAACCTCACGGCATTGCGGAAACTCTCCGATGTTAAGAGCACCGATGGATCGACTACACTTCTCCACTTTGTGGTGGAAGAGGTGGTCCGATACGAAGGGAAACGTTGTCTGATCAACCGCAATTACAGCCTCGGTCGAAGTAATAGCCGTAAGAGCAACAGCAGTGTTTCACAAAGTGCCGGAGCTAATGAGGACAAAGAGGAGTATGTAAGGTTGGGGTTACCGGTGGTCGGAGGACTAAGTGTGGAGTTCTCAAATGTCAAAAAATCAGCGAAAATCGGTTACGATGCCTTGGTCAAGGTGTGCCCTGTTCTCAAAGCTCGGGTGGATGAGATTCGGCAATTCTTGGGGGGCTTCAACATGCGTGAGGGAGGAGGGTTTGTGAGAGACATGAAAGAATTCTTAAAGGCTGCAGAAGAGGAGCTTAAGGTAGTGGAAGAGGAGCAAACAAGGGTTATGGAGCTTGTGAAGAAGACAACACAGTATTACCAATCAGGAGCTTCCAAGGCTAAAGATGCTCCTCCACTCCAGCTATTTGAGATAGTTAAAGACTTCTTGGATATGGTGGATCAAGCATGCGTCGACATCGCTCGGAATCAGCAGAAGAAGGAAGCAAGTTCAGGATCATCTTCTCCGGCATCACCGGCGAAAAGGGTTCCTGTGAAATTCCCACTCTTGCCGGAGCATTTCTTGTCAGGCAAATCAAGTCCGAGGGGCTCGGCCTCCTCTTCTAGTGATTCAGATGGTGGTGGTTCCTGAATCCTAAGAGAAGCCTTGGATTGAAGGGATTTgatcagtgtttttttttttttttttgtacagtGTAGAGATATATGAGAAGTGTAACCGGGAGGAATCAAGGTTCCCCTGGGGACCAAAGTATAGAAAGAGTGAGGaatatagaatttttttccccaaatgaTTAAATTCACTGTCTGATGGTTCGATTCTTTACTGCTGGAGTGAGAAAGTGTGATTGATCTTCTTTGCCATTTAAAAGTTCCAAGTTCTTATTGTATAAACATTCACCCTTTTTCCCAGTCGAACTATGGGAAGAACAAACTATTTTAGAAGTGCAGATCCCATCGAGTTATGGTATTACTGCTCCAATCGGCCTGGAAGGGGGGGTGTTGCTGGGGTAGCTCTCAGTCTCTGGATTCAATAAAGAGAAAACACAATCAGAAATGACAATGGAGATTCAAAATCTGGATTCACATCAACAACAAATCCACCTCTACTCAACAGAGATGAGAGAAGGGAGATCCTATGGCCGTCGCTGTGCATTGATTGGCGTTAAAAGATGATGGTGACCTTACCTAGATGCTTTTATGCAGTCTCCCATTGGCTTGTACACGTAACTGTACAAGTGGTAAGGGTTCCTTTTCCATaagaaaattaacattaagGTTTAATGCACGGATGTTCTCTTACCTATAAGAAAATTAGCATAAAGATGTAATGCCATGGATTATTTGATCACTACAATGATGGGATTAATCTAGTACAATacttaataataatattttattttggcaaTCCAAATTCAATCCTATTTATTGATTTCCATAACTTTTTGTGTTACAACATGGTGAAAACAGTTACACTTGAGGTTTCTAACATTTAGGGTAAATACATGAGAGGGTTACCTAATGTTTTGAGGTTTCTAAAAAATTGGTTTTAACCAAAATACACCAAAGTACATGACTAACCAACCACTAAGATTCACTAATATTAATGGTTATGATTATTGAAACACTAAATGAATGATCGGATGCTTTTGATGACTAATCACAGATAGATTGCAATATCATGTTTACCATGTTTTAACATAAAAAATGAACAATCAAATGATTAAAAACATAGgcccagaaaaaaaaactaaaatataagGTTGAATTGAATCCTTTTGATCAGGATCTTCTAGAAGCTCTTAGTGGTCTTATTTTAGATGAATCCCCTACAATTGTATTTTCTATACAGATGGGCATGACCTAAATAAAGatttaaagatttaaaaaacctaaaaatatgATGGTAGAACTATATCCTTCAATTGAAATCTTTCAAAAGTATATGATACTTAGATCTTGTATAAAATTGTATAGCGTTtcccattatttaaaatgataaatgatcgattataatccaaatcaaatgtcACAAAAAATATGATGGTTGAACAATATTCTTTGAATTgaaaaatgtaaaatgaagagaattgataaaaatcaaaagttaTAAAATGTAATATTTGATTGTTGAGTTGCATCATTTTAATAGCCATCATTCAAATGCTGTAGAGGTCCGAGTTGATAGGTCATAATTGGAACTCTTTCCATGTTTAAAATGTAAAACGAAGAATAATGATCCAATCAATATAGTATTAAAATGTAACACAAGATAGTTGAATTGCATCATTCCAATAGGCATCATTGAAATGATGTAGAATGTCAAAGTAGATAGGATATTTTGTCATCAATAGTTGGTGTTAGGCATGCCAAACATCAAGTTTTAAACATTTGATAACACTTGTAAGTACACGCAACTTTGTAGCCTCCAATATAATTTGccggtaagaaaaaaaatagttttaagaTAGTttgaatgacacctctataagTATATTTAGAGCatataaccttcttttgattgccctATCTCTCTCCCAAATGTTCTTAAATTTGAACGtcaaaagaattttcaaaatattttgaaagtaACTTATCATGTCATTTTCAAAAACAATCATTGTTTCACATGTTTTTCGAGTATGCCTGTGAAATAACATAATTTCACTGTCATTGTAAGAAAAGATATATTATAATaagatgacaaaaaaaaaaataaagtcacAAAATATAATACACCTTAATAGGTATCATAAGAAAAtgcccccaccccaccccaccccaccccacccaaaaaaaataaaatataaaatcttgGTAGTGGGTTGTCTGACCAAGCAGGGTACTCTACACCCTCTCACATTGAtttatttaatctttatttttctttctataaaaaaataatataaaaattcatgtGAGTAGGCGTGGCGTACGCCTTTTCCCTAAAAACATAGTGAACTTCCAGCCGTAACAAGCcaaatgaagaaagagacaaTGCCTAGTTGACTACAAGTGGACAAAATTTGGGCACCAATAAAGTTTCCATATGACAGGAAATCAATCCATGCACCAAACTGGCACCCAAAGTCCCTTACTTAAGCCTACTTTGATTTTGTACAACAGTTCATGATCAATTGAAACATCAAGCCTTAAAGAAATATACAGTGAAATATGTATAGCCATCGATATCCTGGCGTCAGCTCTAAACTGCTAACTTGGGTGATTTAAATTCAGCGTCGTCCTGAATATTGCACATGGATTGGTTTTACCCGTCACCTGAGAATTTCATGGCTTGATCATCCGTTGCTACCGAACATCCAGAAAATGTGAAAACTTTTCGGGTCCAAAACAATCCACTTCCATGCCAGCGCCCCTGTAATATCTCAAGAGTAGATCAATGCTACATCATGAAATATATGACCAAAGTGCCACATTTAGTCATGGGGTACTTGGTAGCTTTTATCAGAATCTACTGCACACGATACTGACGTGGTCTCTGAGGTGTTTTATCATGCTGTTAGTGATCTCCATGGAAAACTTGTCACAGCTCTTGGAATTTTTGAACGCTTAAACCAGCATATACTCTTCCTGGGAAAGTTATAGCAGTACATAGTATTTCTGAGAACAGATCTATTGAAACTCAATTATTCATGTGAAAAATGGTTTCATTTAGATGCAGTAATCAACCACGAAGCTTCACCTTCAACAAATCAAATAGAGCAAGGAATTTCTccttaaagaaataaaatatttgagAAATGTGGCACACCGGCAcactttttctttccctccttTTAACTGAAACCACCATTTCAGATTGCCTCTTGTAATGTGATTCCACAATTACTTCAAGTTTCCAGGAAGCCATACAGTTTCTACTTTCTAGTGTGGAACTCTGTATACCCAGAAGAAAACTTAAGTGCTGTTATAATTTTCAATTATACGAAACAAACTCAGTTAATATTTAGTATCACAATTTGAGTCATTGAGTCAGGTTTAGATTAGCACAGAAAAATTCATGTTTGATATCCAGTGTCCACTCTGCAATGGGGGATATCTTTACAGAAATTGGAGTCATAAGAATCAAGGTGAGTGCACTTCCGTATTTTAGAGGTGCTCTAGAGCATGGAATACAATGTCTCTTTTACTTCCCCTTGATTCTGGTATTGGCATTCCTACCatacaagaacaagaacaaaacTTGTGATTGTTTTTCAGGTTCACCAAGCCACCAAGGGAAGGGTAGGGGATTTTGATCTCTGGTGAAGCCAAAATACtttcatcaaaattttccaGTTGCGGTAAAAATGTCAAACCCTCCTATGGAAACAAGTGAAGGACAGACGAGATTTGAAGTAGATTTTGTACATCACCTGAGGGGACTTCATATATCTGCCAGGTTGGGTTCGTGCTGTGGCATTAGAATGTAAACATAATGAAGAATTAGAGAGAATGTGACTTGTGCCTTAAACTGACCCAAGCCCTTCTATTTAAATAAAGttaaaaaaacctaaaagggaCTTAAGGGTCCGTTTGTATAACACCCCTAATACCCATTAACAGTATAACCCATTACTTCCAACACTACCCCTCATATTGGTCCATGGATATCAAATATAACCAACTCGCACAAATAGAATAACGATTTACTACCAAGTCCCTTTGTAAGAATATTAGCTAACTGGTCCTCACTTCTCACAAAAGGAATGCATATGAAGCCTTGTTACAACTTTTCCTTAATGAAGTGTCTatcaatctccacatgtttggtaTGGTCATGTTATGGCTGACTTGATGTCACAGTACAATAACAATGGTAACTGAACAGACAGACCAAGGTCTTGAAGAAGACCATGTAACCAAAGTAACTCACATATACCATGCGCCATTATCTGGAACTCAGCTTTTGCACTAGATCAAACCACAACTGACTGCTTTTAATTGTGCCATGCAACCAAATTGCCATCAACAAATGTACAGTAACCAGTAGTGGAACGAAAATCATCTGGGGAATCTACCCAATCAGAATCAGTATACGCCTCAACCTCATGTGATCAGAAGGGGAGCATAAAATTCCACTCTCTGGGGCAATCTTCAAGCACCGAAGGATACGAATCACAACTTCTATATGAGAGGAATAGGGGTCAGGCATATACTGACTCATCAGGTTAACTGTATAAGCTATGTCTGGTCAAGTGTGAGATAGGTAGATGAGTCTTCCACCAAGCCTTTGATAATGACCCTTATCAACCggttcaccttccttgcttTTAAGATGAGAATTTGCCTCAATAGGTGTATCTAAGGGCTTACACTCTAATATACCAGTCTCAGAGAGGAGGTCCAAGGTATATTTTCTCTGGGAGAGAACCCTTGGTAGATCGtgccaccccaatcccaagaaaatatttTAGCCTCCCAAGGTCTTTAATCTCAAACTCCTCATCAAGATAGACCTTGAGCTTAGAGATCCCAACTGCATCATTGCTAGTCACAACAATATCGTCCACATATACTATCAGGATAGTAACTTGGTCACACCCTCTAATGAACAGAGTGTCATCAACATTACTCTAAGTGAAGCCCACTGCTACCATAGCCTTGTGAAACCAAACAAACCACGCCTTAGGAGATTGCTTCAATTCATAATAGGCCTATTTAGTCTACACACCTTGCCTTGGGTTTCTGGACCGGAGTAGCCTGGTGGAACATCCATATACACCTCATTTGTTAGCTCCCCATAAAGAAATGCATTCTTGACATCCAGTTGTTGTAGCTCCCAACCACGGTTCATAGCATAAAGGATAATAACTATAACTGTGTTCATCTTGGCAACAAGAGCAAAGGTCTCTTGGTAAACGATCCTATATGTCTCagtgaagcccttggcaacCAGCCTTGCTTTGTACCTATCTGAAGTCCCATCCACATTGTGTTTAAATGTAAACACCCATTTGCAGCCAACTGGTCGCTTCAGTAGTGGAAGAGTAACTAAGTCCCATGTGCCATTTTTATGAAGGGCTCTCATCTTCTCATTCATCGCCTCCTTCAATCTAGGTTTTGCACTTGCCTCCTGCCAGGTCTGACGAATGGAAACAGAAGACAATGAAGACACATAAGCACGATAGTAGCAGGCCTCAGTGTCACAAAAGATTACATCCATGGAAACAAAGAGGCGCGGGGAAGGGGAAAGGAGGGTGATAACACTTATAACCCCTCTGAGTAGAAGAGTAGCCAATGAAGATTCATTTGAGACCCCTAGGATCGAGCTTGCCAAGAACTTGATG is a window from the Macadamia integrifolia cultivar HAES 741 chromosome 5, SCU_Mint_v3, whole genome shotgun sequence genome containing:
- the LOC122078272 gene encoding formin-like protein 4, producing MARKEKTQLLLLLVFLILSLLPFSYSELNSPQNIETFFPLQTFPVKNPNLPLPNSQTSSSSSSDHTIAKAVGITAACTLLLAGIFFFFLQKYTGVCNRPLPEKKTSISSVAPQEQGVVPCNEFKRFDGNLKGLIVDENGLDVLYLRKLEKGHSNNGFSKENGEEEEEEPEDETGYLGDRRRNSGPIQEVPLLGVRFVDSSSENFPQGEDPNDVNVTASLPSHGIALEVVAKAEKPPAAPPQPPLPPPIPAKSNPPPRPPPIPAKKGPPAPPPPLKKGPPAPPPPLNARLSTSSKPPPAPNHSRKEAESPSRENGSGQTKLKPLHWDKVTTNVDHSMVWHKINNGSFRFDGDLMEAMFGYVATNRKPPGRTGDSSHLGTTTSDSSAQIFILDPRKSQNIAIVLRTLAISRQEILGALLEGRGLYADTLEKLARIAPTKEEEAQIVQFSGDPTKLADVESFLFHILKSVPSAFDRLDSLLFRSNYDHEILQVKQSIQTLESACKELRTRGLFVKLLEAILKAGNRMNAGTTRGNAQAFNLTALRKLSDVKSTDGSTTLLHFVVEEVVRYEGKRCLINRNYSLGRSNSRKSNSSVSQSAGANEDKEEYVRLGLPVVGGLSVEFSNVKKSAKIGYDALVKVCPVLKARVDEIRQFLGGFNMREGGGFVRDMKEFLKAAEEELKVVEEEQTRVMELVKKTTQYYQSGASKAKDAPPLQLFEIVKDFLDMVDQACVDIARNQQKKEASSGSSSPASPAKRVPVKFPLLPEHFLSGKSSPRGSASSSSDSDGGGS